The following proteins are co-located in the Pyxicephalus adspersus chromosome Z, UCB_Pads_2.0, whole genome shotgun sequence genome:
- the TRAF1 gene encoding TNF receptor-associated factor 1 isoform X2, translating into MMGREVACINFCVTSELFTHKKDRERHTSLQTSYVMAKLKSGPSSSPDENEFVSGYPTSICDHEPGNKYLCCNCNNVLKKAQQTLCGHRYCAPCLAWIIRNQKSPICPRCKQEDPDTLTEDSYLSEDRAFIDAAINKEISELRVHCLTATCDWSGALRDYEDHQSLCDFAQILCHTGCGQTVQRRHLADHLEAECTNNTTVCPKCSERVPTTDFLKHKCEKFSLEDQMQKKNEMVLKGKNQNSTNANSKEKCRFSLLGCTYKGSKEKMKEHEKSSVVAHLSLVAPVLLQIKESLSPAKPAKNGFHYPIQDSTARAVEKVLSNLQNGEIKAVNDNIAAECGCLNKSGPTGADLHNRLAMLEARTQVFENIIAVLNREMDDTTAKLSAALTEKNEEQKRVKACEHKITDLRCTLAAKEMALNELHMRLSTLEQTSYDGVFLWKISNFTQKCHDAVTGRAISLYSPGDIYAA; encoded by the exons ATGATGGGGAGGGAGGTTGCATGTATTAATTTCTGTGTGACATCTGAACTGTTCACACACAAGAAGGACAGAGAAAGACACACCAGCCTGCAGACTTCATATGTCATGGCAAAACTGAAGAGTGGTCCATCTTCTTCACCAGACGAGAATGAGTTTGTGTCCGGCTACCCCACCAGCATCTGTGACCATGAACCTGGGAACAAGTACCTGTGCTGCAACTGCAACAACGTCCTGAAAAAGGCCCAGCAAACACTGTGCGGACACCGATACTGCGCACCATGCCTGGCCTGGATTATCAG AAACCAAAAAAGTCCCATTTGCCCCAGATGTAAACAAGAGGACCCGGACACACTGACTGAGGACAGCTACCTCTCGGAGGACAGA GCTTTCATCGATGCAGCTATCAATAAAGAAATTTCAGAGCTCAGAGTTCATTGTCTGACAGCAACTTGCGACTGGAGTGGAGCACTGCGAGACTATGAG GATCACCAAAGCCTCTGTGATTTTGCCCAAATTCTGTGCCACACTGGCTGTGGACAGACAGTGCAGCGGAGACACCTCGCCGACCACTTGGAGGCTGAATGCACCAATAACACAACAGTCTGCCCCAAATGCTCTGAGAGAGTTCCCACTACTGATTTCCTG aaacacaaatgtgaaaaattTTCCCTGGAAGATCAAATgcagaagaaaaatgaaatggtGCTAAAAGGGAAG AACCAGAATTCTACCAATGCTAACTCAAAGGAAAAATGTCGATTTTCCCTGCTTGGCTGCACATACAAG GGCAGCAAAGAGAAGATGAAGGAACATGAGAAGTCATCTGTGGTGGCACACTTGTCCCTGGTAGCCCCTGTTTTACTGCAGATTAAGGAGAGCCTGTCACCAGCAAAGCCAGCTAAGAATGGATTCCATTACCCCATACAAGACTCCACTGCTCGTGCTGTCGAGAAAGTACTTTCCAACCTACAGAACGGGGAAATTAAAGCAGTAAATGATAACATTGCTGCGGAATGTGGCTGTCTAAATAAAAGCGGTCCTACAGGAGCAGATTTACATAACAGGTTGGCCATGCTGGAGGCCAGGACACAAGTGTTTGAAAACATTATTGCTGTCCTTAACCGTGAGATGGACGACACCACTGCTAAACTGTCAGCAGCGCTGACAGAGAAAAATGAGGAGCAAAAAAGAGTTAAAGCCTGTGAGCATAAA ATCACTGACTTGCGCTGTACATTGGCAGCGAAGGAGATGGCACTAAATGAATTACACATGCGTCTGTCAACTCTCGAGCAAACCTCATATGACGGGGTGTTTCTATGGAAGATCAGCAACTTTACACAGAAATGTCATGATGCTGTGACAGGAAGAGCTATCAGCCTTTATTCTCCAG GTGACATTTATGCTGCTTGA
- the TRAF1 gene encoding TNF receptor-associated factor 1 isoform X1: MMGREVACINFCVTSELFTHKKDRERHTSLQTSYVMAKLKSGPSSSPDENEFVSGYPTSICDHEPGNKYLCCNCNNVLKKAQQTLCGHRYCAPCLAWIIRNQKSPICPRCKQEDPDTLTEDSYLSEDRAFIDAAINKEISELRVHCLTATCDWSGALRDYEDHQSLCDFAQILCHTGCGQTVQRRHLADHLEAECTNNTTVCPKCSERVPTTDFLKHKCEKFSLEDQMQKKNEMVLKGKNQNSTNANSKEKCRFSLLGCTYKGSKEKMKEHEKSSVVAHLSLVAPVLLQIKESLSPAKPAKNGFHYPIQDSTARAVEKVLSNLQNGEIKAVNDNIAAECGCLNKSGPTGADLHNRLAMLEARTQVFENIIAVLNREMDDTTAKLSAALTEKNEEQKRVKACEHKITDLRCTLAAKEMALNELHMRLSTLEQTSYDGVFLWKISNFTQKCHDAVTGRAISLYSPAFYTARYGYKVCLRIYLNGDGAGKGSHVSLFFAIMKGEYDALLPWPFKQKVTFMLLDQSNREHVFDAFRPDFSSASFQRPVNDMNIASGCPLFCLLSKLQTLKNSYVKEDTLFIRCIIDTNSS; this comes from the exons ATGATGGGGAGGGAGGTTGCATGTATTAATTTCTGTGTGACATCTGAACTGTTCACACACAAGAAGGACAGAGAAAGACACACCAGCCTGCAGACTTCATATGTCATGGCAAAACTGAAGAGTGGTCCATCTTCTTCACCAGACGAGAATGAGTTTGTGTCCGGCTACCCCACCAGCATCTGTGACCATGAACCTGGGAACAAGTACCTGTGCTGCAACTGCAACAACGTCCTGAAAAAGGCCCAGCAAACACTGTGCGGACACCGATACTGCGCACCATGCCTGGCCTGGATTATCAG AAACCAAAAAAGTCCCATTTGCCCCAGATGTAAACAAGAGGACCCGGACACACTGACTGAGGACAGCTACCTCTCGGAGGACAGA GCTTTCATCGATGCAGCTATCAATAAAGAAATTTCAGAGCTCAGAGTTCATTGTCTGACAGCAACTTGCGACTGGAGTGGAGCACTGCGAGACTATGAG GATCACCAAAGCCTCTGTGATTTTGCCCAAATTCTGTGCCACACTGGCTGTGGACAGACAGTGCAGCGGAGACACCTCGCCGACCACTTGGAGGCTGAATGCACCAATAACACAACAGTCTGCCCCAAATGCTCTGAGAGAGTTCCCACTACTGATTTCCTG aaacacaaatgtgaaaaattTTCCCTGGAAGATCAAATgcagaagaaaaatgaaatggtGCTAAAAGGGAAG AACCAGAATTCTACCAATGCTAACTCAAAGGAAAAATGTCGATTTTCCCTGCTTGGCTGCACATACAAG GGCAGCAAAGAGAAGATGAAGGAACATGAGAAGTCATCTGTGGTGGCACACTTGTCCCTGGTAGCCCCTGTTTTACTGCAGATTAAGGAGAGCCTGTCACCAGCAAAGCCAGCTAAGAATGGATTCCATTACCCCATACAAGACTCCACTGCTCGTGCTGTCGAGAAAGTACTTTCCAACCTACAGAACGGGGAAATTAAAGCAGTAAATGATAACATTGCTGCGGAATGTGGCTGTCTAAATAAAAGCGGTCCTACAGGAGCAGATTTACATAACAGGTTGGCCATGCTGGAGGCCAGGACACAAGTGTTTGAAAACATTATTGCTGTCCTTAACCGTGAGATGGACGACACCACTGCTAAACTGTCAGCAGCGCTGACAGAGAAAAATGAGGAGCAAAAAAGAGTTAAAGCCTGTGAGCATAAA ATCACTGACTTGCGCTGTACATTGGCAGCGAAGGAGATGGCACTAAATGAATTACACATGCGTCTGTCAACTCTCGAGCAAACCTCATATGACGGGGTGTTTCTATGGAAGATCAGCAACTTTACACAGAAATGTCATGATGCTGTGACAGGAAGAGCTATCAGCCTTTATTCTCCAG CCTTCTACACTGCCAGATATGGCTATAAAGTGTGCCTTCGCATTTATTTAAACGGGGATGGAGCTGGCAAGGGATCACATGTCTCCCTGTTCTTTGCCATCATGAAAGGAGAATATGATGCTCTGCTGCCCTGGCCCTTTAAACAGAAG GTGACATTTATGCTGCTTGACCAGAGTAACCGAGAACATGTGTTTGATGCGTTCCGTCCAGACTTCTCCTCTGCCTCCTTCCAACGACCAGTCAATGACATGAACATTGCTAGTGGCTGCCCCTTGTTCTGCCTCCTGTCAAAATTACAGACCTTAAAAAACAGCTATGTGAAAGAGGACACCCTCTTCATTCGCTGTATTATTGACACAAATTCTTCATAG